The genome window CTCAGCGTCTTGTGTGGGCAAAGTGTGGTAGTGATCTTGAAAAAGCCAAACCCCAGGCCGCTGACCTGGGGTTTTGGTGGGGCGCCAGGGGATCGAACCCTGAACCCGCGGATTCTGAGGCGAAGCTTGGCAACACTTGACGATGCCTGTCGATACCTGCCGTGACCTCGACTGATTCCATTCGTACATGGTCAACGTCAGCCAGCCTTGGCGGTCGTTTGTCGTTGTTTTTAGAGGGAAAGGAGAGGGCTAGGCGCGTCGCAGGAGCCGGCCGACGTGCGTGACTCAGCGCGTGCTGCACCTGCAACGGCCTGCCTCATGAACCCAGAACCTTCTGATCCCGTTTCCATGATCGGCAACGTTTGCCGCTGCCTGTCGATACCTGCCCTCACCTGCACTGATGGATGCCTCGCCAGGCGGGTTGTCTGCCGTTGGCGGACGTCCCTGGCCGTCGATTATTGGCAATTTCTTGGCATCTCCTGACCTCCGCCTCTGCCTGCGGCGGCCAGTCACATGGTGCGGTCGGCCCATCCCAGGATGACGAGAGGTGGTCACGGTGGCTGGTCGGATGAGGTGCGCGATCCCGCCGACGTCGTCGGCGAGCCCCCTGCGGCGAGCATGCCCAGCGACGACGAGGTGCAGGCGGCACGGAACCCCATAGCGGGTTTCATCACACTGAAGCGAGGGTAAGTCGATAGTGTTTTTCATCACACTGAAGCTGGGGGGGTAAGCAAAATGGGAGCTGTTGGACCGCATCGACAAGAGCGGAACACAGATGTACGGTGGCATATAACCGGTGTGTCGCCGGGACAAGGTGGAGGGGCTTCCATCTTGCGTCCTTCCGCGTTGTCAGCTGATACTGTTATCCGGAGCCATGATTTTGGCATGTATCAGCCACGCCTTGATCGGCGGAATCCCCATCCCGATATCTTTACCAGCGTTGTAGTTGAGAATGCATTGCAGCAATCTGTGGACTTCTACCTCATGTGGTAATTGAAGGGATAGTAATTATGAATCTTGCTGTACTTGCAGATGATGCCGGAAAAATCATTGCTATCGCAGTATGTCGTCTATCGTCTACTGGCCAGGTTGGAACATTCACAGAAGATGTCGAGGTCAAGGCTGAAATTAGCCGATCTCAACTGGCCGCTGCGCGGGGTCAGGCAAGCTCTGACTATCCGGATGGGGATGACCTCATTACGTCGGTGATCATTGAACTGCCTTCAGAACTTGAACACATGAGTCTTAGCGAAATCCAAGAACAAATGGTACTTGAACGTCGAGACGCAGGCCCCGCCTTGGTGCGTCACGCAGGGTGAGCGCGCGGGCTACCTCGGCCGAGCGGACGCGACCATCGTGTCGTTGTAATCTCCGGCGGCGAATTCGAATCCGTCGGGGCTGTGCCAGATGTGGTGCGGCATCGTCGATTGGGATTCCGGTAGCGTCGGCGGCGGAATGGGCGGATTACGAGGGTAAGGTCCGTCGAAGACAGCACTGACGGACCACCCTCGTATGCTGTGCTGACCTGCATATACGCCGTTTTCTCGGCCATTACTACTGATTCGCGATCGGGCGACTCCGTCGAACTCGGCGGAAATCACTGAGGAAAGCAAGTTTTCCGAGACGGCCGAGCTGTGGATCAGTGGATTCGAAGAAGCTGTGAAGCTAGGGAATCGGTCTCCGACCTCACTGGACACCTATCGTCAACGCCTCTACGGCATTGTCATTCCGGAGATGGCGGAGCTGCGCAATTTTGAAGTGAATACGGCTTCTTGTCATAATCTGTGCCTCAAGGTGCAGAAAGATCGGTCGCGACGGCTCTTGACAGTGCTCGGCTGTCGGCTCGGCAGATCGCCGACCAGCTCGGGCACTCGAAGGTCTCGACGACGCTCGACGTCTACATGGGACGGCGGGTGGTCGGCCCGCAGGCGGCACGGGCGCTGAGCGGGGTTGAGTGGTTCGGTGAACAAAGGTGGGAAAGCGTGGAAGCGATCTTCCCTTGCTTTCCCCGCACTGCTGTGACCAGCGGTGGTGGTGGGGCAGGTGGGATTTGAACCCACGACCTGACGGGTCGTGGGAGGACTCTGACACTAGTTGCCGTTACCTGCCATGCCCAGCGACTTTCGCAAACGCACATGCCGTTGCTTGTCGCCTTCTGACGCTGTTTTCGGTCAATAAGCGTGGCAAAAGTGTGGGAATGATCTTGCTGCGCCGCACCTGCCGCACTCCGCAGCACGCCCAGTCCCACTGATCGCCAGCCCGACGGTACCCAGTGCCGGCGCTACGCCATCGAGGGGAGACCGCTGACCGCCCCGAACCCTGAACCCGCGGATTTCTTGGCCGCACCTGACGTCGTTTGCCGGTACTTGCCAGTACTAGCCGTAATCAGCGCGGATAGCGAACGCAAATGGTCACTGTGGATGGTCAGCTGCGAACGTTTTACATCGTTTTGTGCACGTTAAGTGCACGGATGATCTTGCCGGGGCAAGCCGAAAGTTGTCACCCGAGCCCCTCGCGAAAAGCGGCGTGTAGACGGACTGATACGCCCCCGGCCGATGGACCGGGGGCGCTCGGCGGGCAGAGAATGACTCGCGAACGGCGCCGACGTCACGACGCTGTGGCAGAGCTGCCCGCCTTGGTGGCGGAGCGTACAGCGACTTGAGGCGAGGCATCACCTTTGGCCCACTGCGCAGCTAGATTCCCTTGTCTCTCGAAGGGGCTAGGTTACCCCGAACCGACTATAAGTTCCGAAGTGGCCGGCAGGCCCGCTTTCTGCATCTCAGCACTGGCGAATATCAGATCGCTATCTCTTTTGGCCAAACAGTAACAGCAGCATCCAGAATCTCTTCCATGCGCTTATTTGCCATCGCATTATCCCATTGTCCGACCAAGGCCTGTGCCTGCAAAACAGAATCCCTGCCGTTGGACCACTCTTGCAATATAGGTGCCTTATCGCGGAAGGCAGTAGGCAGGGCACTATTGACCTCCATGGGTAGAAGCATGAGGTTGCCCAGCTTTCCAATCCAGAAATTCTGTCTAGAGTTGATTGATTTGCCCCCCTGTGATTCGATGTGCTCAAGGGTCATGGATTGGTTCATTGGAAGCTTCGATTCCCCCCAGTATTCTTCAATTTTCTCCAGCGTGCGGCGAACCCGATGGACATCCTGGGGCCGCTGCGTAAAATAGGTTAGCTTTTTAAGTCCATCTTTAAACTGCGCATCAGTGGGCATGAGGGAGTTTGCATCATGCGCGAAAGAGCGGAGAGCTTCGATTACATCGTTTGCCCCCCTTGCGGAATCTACGGCATAAGCCGCTCGCCGATACGCTCTACGAATTGTGGAAGTCGAGGGACGCTGAGAGATGGACCACCTAAACTGAAGGCTCTCCACCGTATTTAAAAAGTCAACCAAACGGGATTTAGATATGTATCCGCAGTTCGGGCCATAGATGTAATTTCGAAGCAAAGAAAAAAGCAGGTTTAGAGGCAAGTTTGATTGCGGAACCAGGCATCCATACAAGGATCTGTCGATGTCTGCGTATCGATCATGGCGCCAACGATCGGCGGGAACCAAGTCCTGCCAATGCTTACCATTCGGAGAAGCAAGGCATTTATCAAACTCTTTGAATATTGCTGCTGTTTGATTAAATAGGAGAATGAAATCGCGCGCGCGCTCCGTTGGAGTTCCACTGCTGCGCATGAAAAGATCAACAGATCGCCGAATTCTGTTAATTGCTACAATCTCATTGTCAGGCTGATGGGAGGTCGAATTCCAGACGTACCCAAGAAAATCTTCAGCCTTGACCTTCGACCAGTTGCTAGTTTCAATTAGGTTTACACTTTCTCCCCAAAGGGTCTCTTCTTGTCTGGCGGCGGTAGCTGGGATAGACGAGATTACTTGATTTTTAACCAGGTCAACTTGGTTCAGGCTCTTACCGCGATCATTGAGGGTCTCGAAGATTCTAAACGCGTTCTGCCGATCGTCAACGCGAACGTAAACTACACTCGATCGAAGAAATCGATCGCGTACCGCATCGAGAGTCTCTACGCCTGACCCATTTGACTCAGCCTGCTCTTCCTCGATTCCTTTCGTAAAGATTTCATAGGCTGCATATTGCGCCTTCTCGGAGTCACTTTTAGGGCTTGCTTTTCGGATTTCAGACTCAGGTTCTGAAAATATCCTTAGTTGCAGGAATCCGGATTCAGTTCGGTGCTGAAGGCGGAAAACTTGATTTCCAGACAGGTCGACACGTTGCAGATAATTGGACAATCCTTGCGCTCGGCCAGACTCGCCAATCTTTTCGTACGCATCCTTGATTGCCCTGATTGCAATCAGTACAGTTGTAAGGCGCTGCTGTCCATCGACAATGTCCCAGCGGTCACTTCCTGAGGGATGCACGACCATGTTGCCGAGAAAGTGCACCTTATCGGCGCTATTTTTAATATCGTTCCATAGATCCAATGCGTTCTCGTCATCCCACGCGTAGGGCCTTTGATAACGGGGAACGATATGTTCACCCGTCAGAATTATCTCCCCGATCGTGCGTTGAACTGCATCGAATTCCAACTCGGCTCCTTCGTGTGACTGCGGGCGATCTGCAGGCTACCGCAAATCACAGTGACGCTAAACACCTTTCGTAGATTTGCCCGCGACGCCAGCTGGGTGTGCTGGAGCCTGCAAAGTCGAACACAAAGAAGCTCGCCTATGCTTCCAGGCGCGACCCGGCCAAGCGCCCAGGCCCCAGCGCGCCCTGCGGCACCAAAAATCGACGCTGATGACCACGCTGCCGGACTGAATGCGTCCTCCTGAAGGCTGGCTCACGGAGGTTCTCGACCAGCTTCCTAAAAACCCCTGAACAGTGAGCTGATCGAGGGAAGTCCTCGCCTTCATAACGACCCCGCAGCAGCCTCTTCGCCCCAAGGACACCAAAAGGGTTCGCGCCGCTTTGCAGTGCGGACCCTTCGGTTTAGTGATCAGACGTTGAAGCGGAACTTCCGCCAGGGGGTTTGCGACCAGCACGATCGGTCGCAATACCAGCCATGAGCAGGCGAAACCGTGTTCGTAACTCTCGTCGTTTTCCGGCCGTTTCCACCGTACTGACGAGCGCCTGACGATCGGTAGGCCCTCGCCGGCCGCGACGCAGTCTTGGCCGTCTACCTGACCGACGGACACCCAGCGTGGTCCCCCAGTCCATCGATCGCTACGATGGTCCTGGCGGTCAACCATAGCCCCGGTTTTCTCTGAAGGTAGGAGTGGACCGTGGGAATATTGAGTGTGGCATTGGGAGCCATTGCCATCGCAGCGCTTATTGACCGAGCGTTGGTGTTGGGGCTTCTGTGCTACACCTACAGACGCGGAGGGGTTGCCCATATGCGGGCGGCTGCCGATGCGGTGCGACA of Saccharopolyspora erythraea contains these proteins:
- a CDS encoding DUF262 domain-containing protein; the encoded protein is MEFDAVQRTIGEIILTGEHIVPRYQRPYAWDDENALDLWNDIKNSADKVHFLGNMVVHPSGSDRWDIVDGQQRLTTVLIAIRAIKDAYEKIGESGRAQGLSNYLQRVDLSGNQVFRLQHRTESGFLQLRIFSEPESEIRKASPKSDSEKAQYAAYEIFTKGIEEEQAESNGSGVETLDAVRDRFLRSSVVYVRVDDRQNAFRIFETLNDRGKSLNQVDLVKNQVISSIPATAARQEETLWGESVNLIETSNWSKVKAEDFLGYVWNSTSHQPDNEIVAINRIRRSVDLFMRSSGTPTERARDFILLFNQTAAIFKEFDKCLASPNGKHWQDLVPADRWRHDRYADIDRSLYGCLVPQSNLPLNLLFSLLRNYIYGPNCGYISKSRLVDFLNTVESLQFRWSISQRPSTSTIRRAYRRAAYAVDSARGANDVIEALRSFAHDANSLMPTDAQFKDGLKKLTYFTQRPQDVHRVRRTLEKIEEYWGESKLPMNQSMTLEHIESQGGKSINSRQNFWIGKLGNLMLLPMEVNSALPTAFRDKAPILQEWSNGRDSVLQAQALVGQWDNAMANKRMEEILDAAVTVWPKEIAI